The following are from one region of the Mesorhizobium shangrilense genome:
- a CDS encoding sugar phosphate isomerase/epimerase family protein — translation MMQAGIFTGYFPYSLKETAQKIRALDFNTVQLDLHFKDVDLSAGQITKEKARTVRDTFRDHHLPVCCISGYTNIIHPDKAERDRRVGYLKEIIRNARHFGSPYVISETGTYNTESDWVHHPKNKTEEGFEECRKVVADLAQTAYDHGAVFLLETYVNNVVGSVEETVRMFAQVDHPGLGLLMDPTNYFETHNIDKMDQILNQVFDTLTDKIRIAHAKDVKRSGSDKTEKHADIGDDDALESHTFRGVGEIELPAPGLGSLNYDLYLKRLSEKHPNIPVIIEHLSEDDVPRAKTFLDGKFRANGL, via the coding sequence ATGATGCAGGCAGGTATTTTCACGGGCTATTTCCCGTACAGTCTCAAGGAAACGGCGCAGAAGATCCGCGCGCTCGATTTCAACACGGTGCAGCTCGACCTGCATTTCAAGGATGTCGACCTGTCGGCCGGGCAGATCACCAAGGAAAAGGCCAGGACGGTCCGCGACACCTTCCGCGACCATCACCTGCCGGTCTGCTGCATCTCCGGCTACACCAACATCATCCATCCCGACAAGGCCGAGCGCGACAGGCGGGTCGGCTACCTCAAGGAGATCATCCGCAACGCCCGCCATTTCGGCTCGCCATACGTGATCTCCGAGACCGGCACCTACAACACCGAATCCGACTGGGTGCATCACCCCAAGAACAAGACCGAGGAAGGGTTCGAGGAATGCCGCAAGGTCGTCGCCGACCTTGCCCAGACCGCCTATGACCACGGCGCGGTCTTCCTGCTCGAAACCTACGTCAACAATGTCGTCGGCTCGGTCGAGGAGACGGTGCGCATGTTCGCGCAGGTCGATCATCCCGGCCTTGGCCTGCTGATGGACCCGACCAACTACTTCGAGACCCACAACATCGACAAGATGGACCAGATCCTCAACCAGGTCTTCGACACGCTGACCGACAAGATCAGGATCGCGCATGCCAAGGACGTCAAGCGCTCGGGCAGCGACAAGACCGAAAAGCATGCCGATATCGGCGACGATGACGCACTGGAGAGCCACACGTTCCGTGGCGTCGGCGAGATCGAGCTGCCAGCGCCCGGCCTCGGTTCGCTGAACTACGATCTCTATCTCAAGCGGTTGTCCGAAAAGCACCCGAACATCCCGGTGATCATCGAGCACCTCTCGGAAGACGACGTGCCGAGGGCCAAGACATTCCTCGACGGCAAGTTCCGCGCCAACGGTCTCTGA
- a CDS encoding aldose 1-epimerase family protein codes for MVELYGRTLSRRQVSERSGMLSQFAGVRLMTLGDGVERGIRMLEFRTGSGLRFTALVDRALDIADCDYKGQAIGWHSPSGFRHPGLHEYEGEAGLAWARSFSGLLLTCGLDHILGRDEVPADTYNYPGRKTVVHSLHGRVSTTPARLTGYGETWDGDDCVLWAEGIIQQSTVFGEDLHLLRRIEADVGGNEIRLSDRVVNHGFSRTPHMYFYHINVSHPLLDEGSRYVAPIRDVVWAGHAGDRYEAQKVGYRTMPAPQCGFSEQVWQHEMASDAAGEVPVAVVNDRLGLGLEVVTRKDQLPCAYQWQNFQAGNYALGIEPSTHHVLGNLAARERDEMIWLEHGESRSYDAVFRVLDGASETTAAERRIAAIARQPDRDYPTPSGKFVPLKGRS; via the coding sequence ATGGTAGAACTTTACGGCAGGACGCTCTCGCGCAGGCAGGTCTCGGAACGCTCGGGCATGCTGTCGCAATTCGCCGGCGTGCGGCTGATGACGCTCGGCGACGGCGTCGAGCGCGGCATCCGCATGCTCGAGTTTCGCACCGGCTCCGGCCTTCGCTTCACCGCGCTGGTTGACCGCGCGCTCGACATCGCCGACTGCGACTACAAGGGTCAGGCGATCGGCTGGCATTCGCCCAGCGGCTTTCGCCATCCCGGCTTGCACGAGTATGAAGGCGAGGCGGGGCTTGCCTGGGCGCGATCCTTCTCGGGCCTGCTGCTCACTTGCGGCCTTGACCACATTCTGGGTCGCGATGAAGTGCCCGCCGACACCTACAATTACCCGGGCAGGAAAACCGTCGTCCATTCCCTGCATGGCCGCGTCAGCACCACTCCCGCGCGCCTGACCGGCTATGGCGAGACCTGGGACGGCGATGACTGCGTGCTGTGGGCCGAAGGCATCATCCAGCAGTCGACCGTGTTCGGCGAGGACCTGCATCTCTTGCGCCGCATCGAGGCCGACGTCGGCGGCAACGAGATCAGGCTGTCGGATCGCGTCGTCAATCATGGCTTCAGCCGCACGCCGCACATGTATTTCTACCACATCAATGTCAGCCATCCGCTGCTTGACGAAGGCTCGCGCTACGTGGCGCCGATCCGCGACGTCGTCTGGGCGGGACATGCCGGCGATCGCTACGAGGCGCAGAAGGTGGGCTACCGCACGATGCCGGCGCCGCAATGCGGGTTCAGCGAACAGGTCTGGCAGCATGAGATGGCTTCTGATGCGGCGGGCGAGGTACCGGTGGCGGTGGTCAATGACCGCCTTGGCCTTGGCCTCGAAGTCGTCACCCGCAAGGACCAGCTGCCTTGCGCCTATCAATGGCAGAATTTCCAGGCAGGCAATTACGCGCTGGGCATCGAGCCGTCGACGCATCATGTGCTTGGCAATCTCGCGGCACGCGAACGCGACGAGATGATCTGGCTGGAGCATGGCGAAAGCCGATCCTACGATGCGGTTTTCCGCGTTCTCGACGGCGCCAGCGAGACCACTGCAGCGGAACGGCGGATCGCCGCCATCGCCCGGCAGCCTGACCGGGACTATCCCACGCCATCCGGCAAATTCGTCCCGCTCAAGGGCAGGTCATGA
- a CDS encoding fatty acid desaturase family protein, with the protein MKRDYSLVGESTRIAIETGLASAEWYHTDVPRKAMKELMQRSDGPAIRDTIIWIVALLGSAAGGIWFWGTWWCVPFFFVYGVLYGSSSDSRWHECGHGTAFRTRWMNDVVYQIASFMLMRNPVTWRWSHARHHTDTIIVGRDAEIAVMRPPDLLRAALAFTGILDFRYSLPALVRNAFGSISPDERSFIPEMEQPKVVTAARWHVAIYAATIALALYMWSFLPLMLIGLPRLYGSWHMVLTGLLQHIGLADNVVDHRLNTRTVYMNPISRFIYWNMNYHVEHHMFPMVPYHALPRLHEMIKHDLPEPNPSMWHAYREVWPVLIKQLQYEDYFLKRELPPTARPYRGEFHAFNMSAAAE; encoded by the coding sequence ATGAAGCGCGATTACAGCCTGGTTGGCGAAAGCACCCGGATCGCGATCGAGACGGGACTGGCCTCGGCCGAGTGGTATCACACCGATGTGCCGCGCAAGGCGATGAAGGAATTGATGCAGCGCTCGGACGGGCCGGCGATCCGCGACACCATCATCTGGATCGTCGCGCTGCTGGGCTCGGCCGCCGGCGGCATCTGGTTCTGGGGCACATGGTGGTGCGTGCCGTTCTTCTTCGTCTATGGCGTGCTTTATGGCTCTTCCAGCGACTCGCGCTGGCACGAATGCGGCCATGGCACGGCCTTCCGCACCCGCTGGATGAACGATGTCGTCTACCAGATCGCCAGCTTCATGCTGATGCGCAATCCGGTGACCTGGCGCTGGAGCCATGCCCGCCACCACACCGACACCATTATCGTTGGCCGTGACGCCGAGATCGCGGTGATGCGCCCGCCCGACCTGCTGCGCGCGGCACTTGCCTTCACCGGGATCCTCGACTTCCGCTATTCGCTGCCGGCGCTGGTGCGCAACGCCTTCGGCAGCATCTCGCCCGACGAGCGGAGCTTCATCCCCGAGATGGAGCAGCCCAAGGTCGTCACGGCCGCCCGCTGGCATGTCGCCATCTACGCCGCGACGATCGCTCTCGCCCTTTACATGTGGTCGTTCCTGCCGCTGATGCTGATCGGCCTGCCGCGCCTGTATGGCAGCTGGCACATGGTGCTGACCGGCCTGCTGCAGCATATCGGCCTGGCCGACAATGTCGTCGACCACCGGCTGAACACGCGCACCGTCTACATGAACCCGATCAGCCGCTTCATCTACTGGAACATGAACTATCACGTCGAGCACCACATGTTCCCGATGGTGCCCTATCACGCGCTGCCAAGGCTGCACGAGATGATCAAGCACGATCTGCCCGAGCCCAACCCGTCCATGTGGCACGCCTATCGCGAGGTCTGGCCGGTGCTCATCAAGCAGCTCCAATACGAGGATTATTTCCTCAAGCGCGAACTGCCGCCAACGGCGCGGCCCTACCGTGGCGAGTTCCACGCATTCAACATGTCGGCGGCGGCGGAATAG